The following are encoded in a window of Candidatus Fluviicola riflensis genomic DNA:
- the rpmG gene encoding 50S ribosomal protein L33: protein MAKKAKGNRIQVILECTEHKESGMAGTSRYISTKNRKNTPERLEIKKFNPVLKRYTVHKEIK from the coding sequence ATGGCTAAGAAAGCAAAAGGAAATAGAATCCAGGTAATTCTTGAGTGCACAGAGCACAAAGAGTCAGGTATGGCAGGAACTTCTCGTTACATTTCAACGAAGAACCGTAAAAACACTCCTGAACGTTTGGAGATCAAAAAATTCAACCCTGTGTTGAAGCGTTACACAGTTCATAAAGAAATTAAATAA
- a CDS encoding DUF4295 domain-containing protein, which produces MAKKVVASLQKGGGKEHTKVIKLVKSPKSGSFSFKEEIVHNDKVKEWFAKS; this is translated from the coding sequence ATGGCTAAGAAAGTAGTAGCATCGTTGCAAAAAGGGGGAGGAAAAGAACACACCAAAGTTATCAAATTGGTGAAATCTCCTAAATCCGGATCTTTCTCGTTCAAAGAAGAGATCGTACACAACGACAAGGTAAAGGAGTGGTTCGCTAAGAGCTAA
- a CDS encoding signal recognition particle-docking protein FtsY gives MALFGWFSKEKKESLDKGLEKTKDSFFSKLTRSVVGKSKVDDEVLDELEEILITSDVGVQTTLKIIDRIQERIARDKYVGTEELNNVLREEISGLLAEHDTSSPTEYELPTHNGNPHVIMVVGVNGVGKTTSIGKLAHQFKTAGKKVVLGAADTFRAAAVDQLIIWADRVGVPIVQQGMGADPASVAFDALSSAKAQGADVVIIDTAGRLHNKVNLMNELSKIKRVMEKVIPDAPHEILLVLDGSTGQNAFEQAKQFALATSLTGLIITKLDGTAKGGVVIGISDQMSIPVRFIGVGEGIEDLQVFHREEFVSSIFGS, from the coding sequence ATGGCATTATTTGGTTGGTTCTCGAAAGAGAAAAAAGAATCGCTCGACAAAGGGCTTGAAAAAACGAAGGACAGTTTTTTCTCGAAACTGACACGATCCGTTGTCGGTAAATCGAAAGTAGATGATGAGGTACTCGATGAACTGGAAGAAATTCTCATCACTTCAGATGTGGGCGTACAAACCACGCTCAAGATCATTGACCGGATTCAGGAACGGATTGCCCGCGATAAATATGTGGGTACCGAGGAACTGAACAATGTGTTGCGCGAAGAAATCTCCGGATTGTTGGCCGAACATGATACCAGCAGCCCAACAGAATATGAATTACCAACGCACAACGGAAATCCGCATGTGATCATGGTAGTTGGTGTAAATGGTGTGGGGAAAACCACTTCGATCGGAAAACTGGCGCACCAGTTCAAAACTGCCGGTAAAAAAGTGGTATTGGGTGCAGCGGATACATTCCGTGCGGCAGCCGTAGACCAGTTGATTATTTGGGCAGACCGCGTTGGTGTACCGATTGTGCAGCAGGGAATGGGTGCAGATCCCGCTTCGGTGGCGTTTGATGCACTTTCTTCGGCAAAAGCACAAGGAGCCGATGTGGTGATCATTGATACCGCAGGACGCCTCCATAACAAGGTAAACCTGATGAACGAGCTGAGTAAAATCAAACGCGTGATGGAAAAAGTGATCCCGGATGCGCCGCATGAGATTTTGTTAGTGCTTGACGGTTCTACCGGACAAAATGCTTTTGAACAAGCCAAACAATTTGCGCTGGCGACTTCATTGACAGGTTTGATCATTACCAAACTCGACGGAACTGCAAAAGGTGGCGTCGTGATTGGAATTTCCGACCAAATGAGCATTCCTGTGCGTTTCATTGGAGTAGGCGAGGGCATAGAGGACCTTCAGGTATTTCACCGCGAGGAATTCGTAAGCTCTATTTTCGGTTCATAA
- a CDS encoding DNA-binding response regulator, with translation MMVEKIRSVIVEDESAAREVLKNYLGKYCPQVEVVGEAHNFKEAIPVLHALNPQLVFLDVEMPFGNAFDVLEACKDLQFETIFVTAFSEYSLRALNQSAAYYLLKPISIEELILAVTKVHQQLINQVIFNRNKIIVENFREKQPEKQQVILPTLEGFEVVKMEEIVRLKGNGNFTDLFLANGSKKMVCRFLKHFSEILPFPFIRVHKSHIINIHFVKAYNKGGYVTMNDDSEIEVSGTYKEGFLRLLK, from the coding sequence ATGATGGTAGAAAAAATAAGAAGCGTCATTGTTGAGGATGAAAGCGCAGCGCGCGAGGTGTTGAAAAACTACCTGGGCAAATACTGTCCGCAGGTGGAAGTAGTGGGAGAGGCGCACAATTTCAAAGAGGCGATTCCGGTGTTGCACGCGTTAAATCCGCAGCTGGTGTTTTTGGATGTGGAAATGCCATTTGGGAACGCATTTGATGTGTTGGAAGCGTGCAAGGATTTGCAGTTTGAAACCATTTTCGTTACCGCTTTTTCGGAATATTCGCTGCGGGCATTGAACCAAAGTGCGGCTTATTATTTGCTGAAACCCATCAGCATCGAAGAACTGATCCTGGCTGTAACGAAAGTGCATCAGCAGCTGATTAACCAGGTGATTTTTAACCGCAACAAGATTATCGTGGAGAACTTTCGCGAAAAACAGCCTGAGAAACAGCAAGTTATTTTGCCCACGCTGGAAGGTTTTGAGGTCGTGAAAATGGAAGAGATCGTTCGCCTGAAAGGCAACGGCAATTTCACCGACCTGTTCCTTGCCAACGGTTCCAAAAAAATGGTATGTCGTTTCCTGAAACACTTTTCAGAGATTCTACCTTTTCCGTTTATCCGCGTGCACAAATCGCACATTATCAATATTCATTTTGTGAAAGCGTACAACAAAGGCGGTTATGTGACGATGAACGACGATTCGGAAATTGAGGTTTCGGGGACGTATAAGGAGGGGTTTTTGAGGCTCCTGAAGTAG
- a CDS encoding 2-amino-3-carboxymuconate-6-semialdehyde decarboxylase produces the protein MLKIDMHTHIIPKNLPKWATEFGYGNFIHLEHNDNGTADMMQGGQFFRRIEENCWGEEMRIKEYEQFNTQVQVVCTIPVLFAYWAKADHGLKVAQFLNDHIADLAARYPKNYLGLATLPMQDPKLAVKELERAKNSGHLGIQIGSNINGKNLNDEDLFPVFETCADLGMAVMVHPWEMMGENDMKKYWLPWLVGMPAETSRAACSMIFGGVLERLPNLRVCFSHAGGSFLPTLGRIEHGFNCRPDLVAIDNKRNPREYLGKFWIDSITHDIDMLEYVLKMQGSKRVCLGSDYPFPLGDLEIGKFIEDSNLPQSVKEDIFANATLEWLNIEADRFA, from the coding sequence ATGCTAAAAATTGACATGCACACCCATATCATTCCGAAAAATCTTCCCAAATGGGCAACTGAATTCGGATACGGTAATTTCATTCACCTCGAGCACAACGATAATGGAACAGCTGACATGATGCAGGGCGGTCAGTTTTTCCGTCGGATCGAAGAGAATTGCTGGGGAGAAGAAATGCGCATCAAAGAGTATGAGCAATTCAACACGCAGGTTCAGGTAGTTTGTACAATTCCGGTATTGTTTGCCTATTGGGCTAAAGCCGATCACGGATTAAAAGTAGCGCAATTTCTCAATGATCACATTGCTGATTTGGCAGCCCGATATCCTAAAAATTACCTCGGATTGGCAACACTTCCGATGCAGGATCCCAAGCTGGCGGTCAAAGAATTGGAACGCGCAAAAAACAGCGGACACCTCGGTATTCAGATTGGTTCCAACATCAATGGTAAAAACCTCAACGACGAAGATCTTTTTCCTGTTTTTGAAACCTGCGCCGATTTGGGAATGGCCGTTATGGTTCATCCATGGGAAATGATGGGTGAAAACGACATGAAAAAATACTGGTTACCATGGTTGGTCGGAATGCCGGCAGAAACTTCACGTGCTGCCTGTTCAATGATTTTTGGCGGCGTGTTGGAACGCTTACCGAACCTCAGAGTATGTTTTTCACACGCAGGAGGCTCTTTCCTACCCACCTTAGGTCGAATCGAACACGGTTTCAATTGCCGCCCGGATCTGGTAGCCATCGACAACAAGCGAAATCCGCGCGAATATTTGGGCAAATTCTGGATCGACTCCATCACCCACGATATCGATATGCTGGAATATGTGTTGAAAATGCAGGGTAGCAAACGTGTGTGTCTCGGTTCTGATTATCCGTTTCCGTTAGGTGATCTGGAAATTGGGAAATTCATCGAAGACAGCAATCTTCCGCAATCGGTAAAAGAGGATATTTTCGCCAATGCGACATTGGAATGGCTGAATATTGAAGCCGACAGATTTGCATAG
- a CDS encoding histidine--tRNA ligase, giving the protein MAQKPSIPKGTRDFLPQDVARRTYLFDTIRSVFKSYGFVPIETPSFELSSTLMGKYGEEGDRLIFRILNSGDKLKNADLEALNDGNLPRFANSLSEKALRYDLTVPFARFVVQHQNELSFPFKRYQIQPVWRADRPQNGRFQEFFQCDADVVGSDSLLYEVDFVQIFDQVLTKLNIPGFTILINNRKILSGIAEVSGEADKLIDITVAIDKLDKIGQEGVEKELREKGVSEKAIAIISPLFALSGTNEERLATMRSFLKDSEIGLKGIEELEFVLEQTKILGVERAIVEFDVTLARGLNYYTGAIFEVKAHDSGIGSICGGGRYDDLTGVFGLKDVSGVGISFGADRIYLVMEKFDLFPKTADASLTLLFANFGDEDAAYCMKLSKQLRAKGVDCEVYPSNAKMQKQFKYADNRNVQFVALIGENERNSGQLQLKNMTTGEQQALTEAQLMTFFQQH; this is encoded by the coding sequence ATGGCTCAGAAACCGTCTATTCCGAAAGGAACACGTGATTTTTTACCGCAGGATGTGGCGCGCAGAACGTATTTGTTCGATACGATCCGCTCGGTGTTTAAGTCCTACGGATTTGTGCCGATCGAAACTCCTTCGTTTGAATTGTCAAGTACTTTGATGGGGAAATACGGAGAAGAAGGTGATCGTTTGATTTTCAGAATTCTGAACTCGGGCGATAAATTAAAAAATGCTGATCTGGAAGCATTGAATGACGGAAATTTACCACGTTTCGCGAATTCGTTATCCGAAAAAGCCCTTCGTTATGATCTTACGGTACCTTTTGCCCGATTTGTGGTACAGCACCAGAATGAATTGTCGTTTCCGTTCAAACGCTACCAGATTCAACCGGTTTGGCGCGCTGATCGTCCGCAAAATGGCCGTTTCCAGGAATTTTTCCAATGTGACGCCGATGTAGTGGGAAGCGACTCGCTGCTGTATGAGGTCGATTTTGTACAGATTTTTGACCAGGTGTTGACCAAATTGAATATTCCCGGATTTACGATTTTGATCAACAACCGCAAGATTTTGTCGGGCATTGCCGAAGTTTCAGGTGAAGCCGATAAACTGATCGATATTACCGTTGCCATCGATAAACTCGATAAAATAGGCCAGGAAGGCGTTGAAAAAGAATTGCGCGAAAAAGGCGTTTCCGAAAAAGCAATTGCGATTATTTCACCGTTGTTTGCGCTTTCAGGAACCAATGAAGAACGGTTGGCTACAATGCGTTCGTTTTTGAAAGATTCAGAAATCGGTTTAAAAGGAATCGAAGAGCTGGAATTTGTATTGGAACAAACCAAAATCCTGGGCGTTGAGCGCGCAATTGTGGAATTCGACGTGACCCTGGCCCGCGGATTGAACTATTATACCGGCGCTATTTTCGAAGTGAAAGCACACGATTCCGGAATCGGAAGCATTTGTGGCGGTGGCCGTTACGATGATTTGACGGGCGTTTTTGGCTTGAAGGATGTTTCCGGCGTGGGAATTTCGTTTGGTGCGGATCGTATTTACCTGGTGATGGAGAAATTTGACCTTTTCCCGAAAACAGCTGATGCCAGCCTGACATTATTGTTTGCCAATTTCGGCGATGAAGATGCGGCTTACTGCATGAAATTATCGAAACAACTGCGTGCAAAAGGTGTTGATTGCGAAGTTTATCCGAGCAACGCCAAAATGCAGAAACAATTCAAATATGCTGATAACCGCAATGTTCAGTTTGTAGCCCTGATTGGGGAAAACGAACGGAATTCCGGACAATTACAGCTTAAAAACATGACCACGGGCGAACAACAGGCTTTGACCGAAGCCCAATTGATGACCTTTTTCCAACAGCATTAA
- the hutH gene encoding histidine ammonia-lyase, translating to MSIFTINNSWVSLETIDTILENNQQIALSEEAKTAILACRTYLDEAVAKSDRLIYGINTGFGSLCDTAINNEDLEKLQRNLVLSHACGAGERVPDHIVRRMLLLKVLGLSHGHSGVQLETVERLIFFFNNNIFPVVFQQGSLGASGDLAPLAHLVLPLLNEGTVMVDGVEITSPELNQRFGLKPIALRSKEGLALLNGTQFMSAYASYAIQQGNRLLNQFNHIGALSLEAYDGRVEPFGVQVNAIRNQVGQIAVAETFRNLLAGSEIAVREKAHVQDPYSFRCIPQVHGASHDTLAHCATIVEREVNAVTDNPTVFPDDDIVVSAGNFHGQPLALVMDFLAIALAELGSISERRVYKSISGTRDLPAFLVANPGLNSGFMITQYTCASIVSQNKQLCSPASVDTIDSSNGQEDHVSMGANAATKLYRVIDNCFTIQGIELLHACQGLEFRRPLKTSPKLEGIVSEFRQSVPFVEEDRYLHPLISASTQFAKNQLWKHLKK from the coding sequence ATGAGCATTTTCACCATCAATAACAGTTGGGTTTCACTCGAAACAATCGACACTATTTTAGAGAACAACCAGCAAATTGCCTTGTCGGAAGAAGCAAAAACGGCCATTTTGGCTTGTCGCACGTATTTGGATGAAGCAGTAGCGAAAAGTGATCGTTTGATTTACGGCATCAACACCGGTTTCGGAAGTTTGTGCGATACCGCGATCAATAACGAAGATTTGGAAAAACTACAGCGCAACCTGGTGCTTTCACATGCGTGTGGAGCTGGTGAACGCGTTCCTGATCACATCGTGCGTCGCATGTTGTTGCTCAAAGTACTCGGTTTGTCACACGGTCATTCTGGTGTGCAGTTGGAAACCGTTGAACGTTTGATCTTCTTTTTCAACAACAATATTTTCCCGGTTGTTTTCCAGCAGGGAAGTTTGGGCGCTTCGGGCGATTTGGCTCCGCTGGCTCATTTGGTATTACCGTTACTGAACGAAGGAACCGTCATGGTCGATGGCGTTGAAATCACTTCACCCGAACTCAACCAGCGCTTCGGTTTGAAACCGATTGCTTTGCGTTCGAAAGAAGGTTTGGCGTTGCTCAATGGAACGCAATTCATGAGCGCTTATGCCTCGTATGCCATTCAGCAGGGAAATCGTTTGCTGAACCAATTCAATCACATCGGCGCGCTTTCACTGGAAGCGTATGACGGACGCGTTGAACCGTTCGGCGTGCAGGTAAATGCGATTCGCAACCAGGTCGGACAAATAGCCGTAGCCGAAACATTCCGCAATTTATTAGCGGGAAGTGAAATTGCTGTACGTGAAAAAGCTCATGTACAGGATCCGTATTCGTTTCGCTGCATTCCGCAGGTACACGGTGCTTCGCACGACACGCTCGCACATTGTGCTACGATTGTAGAACGCGAAGTGAATGCTGTGACCGATAATCCAACCGTTTTTCCAGACGACGACATCGTGGTTTCTGCCGGAAATTTCCACGGACAACCGCTGGCATTGGTCATGGACTTTTTAGCCATCGCCTTGGCAGAACTGGGAAGCATCAGCGAACGAAGAGTGTATAAATCCATTTCCGGAACACGCGATTTGCCAGCCTTTTTGGTCGCTAATCCGGGTTTGAATTCAGGATTTATGATTACCCAATATACCTGCGCTTCGATTGTGAGCCAGAACAAACAACTGTGTTCACCGGCAAGTGTCGACACCATCGATTCGAGCAACGGGCAGGAAGATCACGTTTCCATGGGCGCCAATGCAGCTACCAAATTGTATCGCGTGATCGATAATTGTTTCACCATCCAGGGAATCGAATTGCTGCATGCCTGCCAGGGGTTGGAATTCCGCCGACCGTTAAAAACAAGCCCGAAACTGGAAGGAATCGTTAGCGAGTTTCGCCAAAGCGTTCCGTTTGTTGAGGAAGATCGCTACCTTCACCCGCTCATTAGCGCAAGTACCCAATTTGCAAAAAATCAATTATGGAAACATTTGAAGAAGTAG
- a CDS encoding ABC-F family ATPase — MISVNNLSLQFGKRILFDDVNLKFGSGNCYGVIGANGAGKSTFLKILTGDQDPTRGRVELEPGKRMAVLKQNHFEFDEFEVLHTVMMGHKRLYEIMQEKDALYAKADFSDADGMRASELEGEFADMEGWNAETDAATLLSNLGIDESKHYQKMQDISSEYKVRILLAQALFGNPDVLILDEPTNDLDLKTITWLEDFLLDFKNTVIVVSHDRHFLDTVCTHVCDIDFSKINLFTGNYTFWYQSSQLAARQRADKNKKAEDKKKELQDFISRFSANASKSKQATSRRKLIDKLDLEEIQPSSRRYPGITFHQERDAGNQILTVSGLSKMHEGEPLFSDLSFTLNKGDKVAIISKNSLAVTMFFEVLNGNAKADKGDFTLGTTITTAYLPNDNSSFFTGKESLIDWLRQYAQTEEEREEVSLRGFLGRMLFSGEEALKSASVLSGGEKVRCMLSRMMLAKANLLMMDEPTNHLDLESITALNNGMSAFEGTMLFTSHDHELVSTVANRIIEITPNGFIDKMMPFDDYLADEKIASQQVELYA, encoded by the coding sequence ATGATTTCAGTTAATAATCTTTCTCTCCAGTTTGGAAAACGTATTCTATTTGATGACGTAAACCTTAAGTTCGGTTCCGGCAATTGCTACGGTGTTATTGGTGCTAACGGTGCCGGAAAATCAACATTTCTTAAAATTCTTACAGGTGATCAGGATCCTACGCGTGGTCGTGTGGAATTGGAGCCGGGGAAACGAATGGCGGTGTTGAAACAAAATCACTTTGAGTTTGATGAATTTGAGGTATTGCACACCGTAATGATGGGTCACAAGCGCTTGTATGAAATCATGCAGGAGAAAGACGCGTTGTACGCAAAAGCCGATTTCTCCGATGCTGACGGAATGCGCGCTTCGGAACTGGAAGGCGAATTTGCCGATATGGAAGGCTGGAACGCTGAAACGGATGCTGCTACTTTATTGAGCAACCTTGGAATCGACGAAAGCAAGCATTACCAAAAAATGCAGGATATTTCATCCGAATACAAAGTACGTATCTTGTTGGCGCAGGCCTTGTTCGGTAATCCGGATGTACTGATTCTGGATGAGCCTACCAACGACCTTGATTTGAAAACCATTACATGGTTGGAAGATTTCCTTCTTGACTTTAAAAACACAGTGATCGTTGTATCGCATGACCGTCACTTTTTGGATACCGTTTGTACACATGTGTGCGACATCGATTTCAGTAAAATCAACTTATTTACCGGTAACTACACATTCTGGTACCAGTCTTCGCAATTGGCAGCCCGTCAGCGTGCCGACAAAAACAAAAAAGCCGAAGACAAAAAGAAAGAACTACAAGACTTTATCTCACGCTTCTCGGCCAATGCTTCCAAATCGAAGCAGGCTACGAGCCGTAGAAAACTCATTGACAAACTGGATCTGGAAGAAATTCAACCTTCCAGCCGTCGTTATCCGGGAATTACGTTCCATCAGGAGCGCGATGCCGGAAACCAGATTTTAACCGTAAGCGGTTTGTCTAAAATGCATGAAGGTGAACCTTTGTTCAGCGATTTGTCGTTTACGCTCAATAAAGGCGATAAAGTGGCGATCATTTCAAAGAATTCACTGGCAGTTACCATGTTCTTTGAAGTATTGAACGGAAATGCCAAAGCAGATAAAGGTGATTTTACGCTGGGAACTACCATTACAACTGCTTATTTACCGAATGATAACTCCAGCTTTTTCACCGGAAAAGAATCGTTGATCGATTGGCTGCGTCAATATGCCCAAACCGAAGAAGAGCGCGAAGAAGTTAGCTTACGTGGATTCCTTGGTCGTATGCTATTCTCAGGTGAAGAAGCGTTGAAAAGTGCTTCGGTGCTTTCGGGAGGTGAAAAAGTACGTTGTATGTTATCGCGTATGATGCTCGCAAAAGCGAATTTGTTGATGATGGATGAACCGACGAATCACTTGGATTTGGAGTCGATTACCGCATTGAACAACGGAATGTCGGCTTTCGAAGGAACGATGTTATTCACGTCTCATGACCACGAGTTGGTGTCTACGGTTGCCAATCGGATCATCGAGATCACACCAAATGGTTTCATCGATAAAATGATGCCGTTTGATGACTATTTGGCCGACGAGAAAATTGCCAGTCAGCAAGTTGAATTGTACGCTTAA